In one Candidatus Planktophila vernalis genomic region, the following are encoded:
- the gltB gene encoding glutamate synthase large subunit, whose protein sequence is MPGHAHHRRYWKDCPYLWDLTAVEICSVVDTLYQHHRAKVVPHIIFDNRSSDAVALPSNYPHAQGLYDPAQEHDACGVAMVATLNKVATHEIVEKALTALRNLEHRGASGAEPDSGDGAGILIRIPDKFYQDVTTFDLPAAGSYASGIAFVEQGVDVKAAIEKIAVEEGLKILGWRELPINSSSLGKTALSVMPSFQQIFIAGVNGESGLVLDRMAFCLRKRAEHGLKVYFPSLSSQTIVYKGMLTTGQLEEFFPDLSDERVISPLALVHSRFSTNTFPSWPLAHPYRFIAHNGEINTVKGNRNWMRARESLLESDLIPGDLKRLFPIVEMSGSDSASFDEVLELLYLGGRSLPHAVLMMIPEAWENHETMPQNRRDFYAFHASLMEPWDGPACVTFTDGHQVGAVLDRNGLRPSRFWVTKDGLVVLASEVGVLDIPAENIARKGRLQPGKMFLVDIEAGRIIEDAEIKDQLADSSPYGDWIHAGMVKLSDLPSREHIIYPHSSVLRRQRAFGYTEEEVRILITPMAKNGLEALGSMGTDTPIAALSDKPRLIFDYFTQLFAQVTNPPLDAIREELVTSLGTSMGPEHNLLDPGPSSCRQISLAFPVIDNDELAKIIHVNADGDYPGLATHVIRGLFFVADGGDSLRERLEEIKAEVSQAIADGAHIIVLSDRDADAEEAPIPSLLLTSAVHHHLIREKTRTKVGLVVEAGDVREVHHVALLIGYGAAAVNPYLAMETAEDLVLQGVITGITPEKAVRNLIKSLGKGVLKVMSKMGISTIASYTGAQVFEAIGLSQELVDEYFVGTTSRLGGVNLDVIAQETIARHHIAYPPGGAIPGTKRLPIGGEYQWRREGEPHLFDPETVFTLQHSTRNKRYDVFKRYTDRVNDQSTRLMTLRGLFGFNEGVRPAISIDEVESASEIIKRFSTGAMSYGSVSQEVHETLAIAMNRLGGKSNTGEGGEDPERYIKMANGDSKRSAIKQVASGRFGVTSDYLVNSDDIQIKIAQGAKPGEGGQLPGNKVYPWVAKVRYSTPGVGLISPPPHHDIYSIEDLAQLIHDLKNANKNARVHVKLVAEVGVGTVAAGVSKAHADVVLISGHDGGTGASPLTSLKHAGAPWELGLAETQQTLLLNNLRDRIVVQTDGQLKTGRDVVIAALLGAEEFGFATAPLVVSGCIMMRVCHLDTCPVGVATQNPELRKRFTGKPEFVETFFEYIAEEVREILASLGFKTLLEAVGHVEYLDTKRAVDHWKASGLDLSPLLTRPDVISPLHNTSKQDHGLDAALDNQLISLSQPALAKKELVRIDLPVRNVNRTVGTMLGAQITRNHGGAGLPDDTIDVTLHGSAGQSLGAFIPRGLTIRLYGDSNDYVGKGISGGRIIVRPDEKSSFNSNENVIAGNVIGYGATSGQIMIRGVVGERFCVRNSGATAIVEGIGDHGCEYMTGGSVVVLGRTGRNFAAGMSGGRAFVLDLDPANVNAEMVDILAVPGDQKEILRALVSDFAQETGSIVASELIKDWDSAIKRISLVMPRDYARVLEAMARATREGLPVDALVMEVAANG, encoded by the coding sequence ATGCCTGGGCATGCTCATCACCGCAGGTATTGGAAAGATTGCCCATATCTCTGGGATTTAACTGCTGTAGAAATCTGCTCAGTTGTTGATACTCTTTACCAGCACCACAGGGCCAAGGTTGTCCCTCACATCATTTTCGACAACAGGAGCTCTGACGCCGTGGCTTTGCCTTCCAATTACCCGCATGCACAAGGTCTCTATGACCCTGCGCAAGAACATGATGCCTGCGGTGTGGCAATGGTGGCAACGCTTAATAAAGTAGCAACACATGAAATTGTTGAAAAAGCACTCACCGCTCTTCGTAATTTAGAACACCGCGGTGCATCTGGAGCAGAACCAGATAGCGGTGATGGTGCAGGAATCCTTATTCGTATTCCAGATAAGTTTTATCAGGATGTAACTACTTTTGATTTACCAGCAGCTGGCTCCTATGCATCAGGAATTGCATTTGTTGAGCAGGGTGTTGATGTTAAAGCTGCGATAGAAAAGATTGCGGTAGAAGAAGGGTTAAAGATTTTAGGTTGGCGCGAGCTACCTATTAATTCGAGCTCACTTGGTAAAACTGCGCTTTCTGTTATGCCTAGTTTTCAGCAGATCTTCATTGCGGGTGTGAACGGGGAATCTGGGTTAGTTCTAGATCGTATGGCTTTTTGTTTGCGCAAACGCGCCGAACATGGATTGAAAGTCTATTTCCCTTCACTCTCATCCCAAACAATTGTTTATAAGGGCATGCTTACAACTGGACAGTTAGAAGAGTTTTTCCCTGATCTCTCTGATGAGCGTGTTATCTCACCGCTAGCACTCGTGCACTCGCGTTTTTCAACAAATACTTTTCCTTCTTGGCCACTTGCACACCCTTACCGCTTTATCGCTCACAACGGTGAAATTAACACTGTTAAGGGAAACCGAAACTGGATGCGTGCTCGTGAGTCTTTACTTGAAAGTGATTTAATTCCCGGAGATCTCAAGCGTTTGTTCCCAATCGTTGAAATGTCAGGTAGCGACTCTGCATCATTTGATGAAGTACTCGAGCTTTTGTATTTAGGTGGTCGCTCTTTGCCACATGCAGTGTTGATGATGATTCCTGAGGCGTGGGAAAATCATGAAACGATGCCGCAGAATCGTCGCGATTTCTATGCATTCCATGCATCACTGATGGAGCCATGGGATGGACCTGCATGTGTGACATTTACGGATGGTCATCAAGTTGGAGCAGTTCTTGATCGAAATGGTTTGCGTCCTTCTCGTTTTTGGGTAACTAAGGATGGGCTTGTAGTACTTGCATCTGAAGTTGGTGTGCTTGATATTCCTGCAGAAAACATTGCACGAAAGGGTCGTCTGCAGCCAGGCAAGATGTTCTTAGTAGATATCGAAGCTGGAAGAATTATTGAAGATGCTGAGATTAAAGATCAATTAGCTGATTCATCTCCCTATGGAGATTGGATTCATGCGGGAATGGTTAAGTTAAGTGACCTTCCCTCCCGCGAGCACATTATTTATCCTCACTCATCAGTATTACGCCGACAGCGTGCATTTGGTTATACCGAAGAAGAAGTTCGCATTCTTATTACGCCGATGGCAAAGAATGGATTAGAAGCTCTCGGTTCAATGGGAACAGATACTCCTATTGCAGCTCTCTCTGATAAGCCGCGATTAATCTTTGACTACTTCACTCAGCTTTTTGCCCAGGTTACTAATCCGCCGCTTGATGCAATTCGCGAAGAGTTAGTTACAAGCCTTGGAACGTCTATGGGTCCAGAACACAATTTGTTAGATCCAGGTCCAAGTAGCTGTCGCCAAATCTCTTTGGCTTTCCCAGTTATCGATAATGATGAGTTAGCAAAGATTATTCACGTTAACGCTGATGGAGATTACCCAGGCTTAGCCACACATGTGATTCGTGGTTTGTTCTTTGTTGCAGATGGTGGCGATTCACTTCGTGAGCGTTTGGAAGAGATTAAGGCAGAAGTTTCACAGGCAATTGCCGATGGAGCACACATCATTGTTCTCTCTGATCGTGATGCAGATGCTGAAGAAGCACCTATTCCATCCCTTCTCTTAACTTCTGCTGTTCACCACCATTTAATTCGAGAGAAGACTCGCACCAAAGTGGGACTTGTTGTTGAAGCTGGCGATGTGCGAGAAGTGCACCACGTTGCACTTTTAATTGGTTATGGCGCAGCGGCAGTTAATCCGTACTTGGCTATGGAAACTGCTGAAGATTTAGTTCTACAGGGTGTAATCACAGGAATTACACCTGAGAAGGCTGTTCGCAACTTAATTAAGTCTTTAGGTAAGGGCGTCCTCAAAGTTATGTCGAAGATGGGCATTAGCACCATTGCTTCTTACACCGGAGCCCAAGTTTTTGAAGCAATTGGCTTGAGCCAAGAGTTAGTAGATGAGTATTTTGTTGGCACAACATCTCGCCTTGGCGGAGTCAACTTAGATGTCATTGCCCAAGAGACAATTGCGCGCCATCACATTGCATATCCTCCAGGGGGAGCGATTCCTGGAACTAAGCGTTTACCCATTGGTGGGGAATACCAATGGCGCCGTGAAGGTGAGCCACATCTATTTGATCCAGAGACTGTCTTTACATTGCAGCATTCAACTCGCAATAAGCGCTATGACGTCTTCAAGCGCTATACCGACCGAGTCAATGATCAAAGCACGCGCTTAATGACTTTGCGCGGACTCTTTGGTTTCAATGAAGGCGTGCGTCCTGCCATTTCAATTGATGAAGTGGAATCAGCTTCAGAGATTATTAAGCGCTTCTCAACTGGAGCGATGTCATATGGCTCTGTTTCACAAGAAGTGCATGAGACTTTAGCGATTGCTATGAACCGCCTTGGTGGTAAATCAAATACGGGTGAAGGTGGAGAAGATCCAGAGCGTTACATCAAGATGGCTAATGGAGATTCAAAGCGCTCTGCCATCAAGCAAGTTGCATCAGGTCGCTTTGGTGTCACCAGTGATTACTTAGTTAATTCAGATGACATTCAAATCAAGATTGCGCAAGGTGCAAAGCCTGGTGAAGGCGGACAACTCCCAGGTAACAAGGTCTATCCATGGGTAGCAAAGGTTCGCTATTCAACCCCTGGTGTTGGCCTAATTTCACCACCTCCACACCACGATATTTACTCCATTGAAGATCTTGCACAACTCATTCACGATTTAAAGAACGCCAATAAGAATGCACGTGTTCACGTCAAGCTTGTGGCAGAAGTTGGCGTTGGAACTGTTGCAGCAGGCGTGAGTAAGGCACATGCCGATGTTGTTCTTATCTCCGGACATGATGGTGGAACCGGTGCTTCACCGCTTACATCACTTAAGCATGCGGGTGCTCCATGGGAACTTGGTTTGGCCGAGACTCAGCAGACACTCTTGCTCAATAATCTGCGCGATCGCATCGTTGTTCAAACCGATGGTCAGTTAAAGACTGGTCGCGATGTTGTTATTGCCGCACTCCTTGGAGCTGAAGAGTTTGGTTTTGCTACTGCGCCACTCGTTGTTTCTGGTTGCATCATGATGCGCGTGTGTCATCTGGATACATGCCCAGTTGGTGTTGCAACGCAGAACCCTGAACTGCGAAAGCGCTTCACAGGTAAGCCTGAATTCGTTGAGACATTCTTTGAATATATTGCCGAAGAAGTGCGAGAGATTTTGGCCAGCCTTGGCTTTAAGACTCTACTTGAAGCAGTCGGCCATGTTGAGTATCTAGATACCAAGCGTGCAGTTGATCACTGGAAGGCAAGTGGACTTGATCTTTCACCATTGCTCACACGACCAGATGTAATCAGCCCGCTCCACAACACATCAAAGCAAGATCATGGCCTAGATGCTGCACTTGATAATCAATTGATTTCTCTTTCACAGCCAGCGCTAGCGAAGAAGGAGTTAGTGCGCATTGATCTTCCTGTTCGAAATGTTAATAGAACCGTTGGAACAATGTTGGGTGCGCAAATCACCCGTAATCACGGGGGAGCAGGACTACCTGATGACACAATCGATGTGACTTTACATGGCTCAGCTGGTCAATCACTGGGTGCATTTATTCCACGTGGTTTAACAATTCGTCTTTACGGTGATTCCAATGACTACGTGGGTAAGGGAATTTCAGGCGGTCGCATCATTGTTCGACCTGATGAGAAATCTTCATTTAATTCAAATGAGAATGTTATTGCTGGAAATGTTATTGGCTACGGTGCAACATCTGGTCAGATCATGATTCGCGGAGTTGTTGGTGAGCGCTTCTGTGTTAGAAACTCAGGTGCCACAGCAATAGTTGAAGGAATTGGTGATCACGGTTGTGAATACATGACTGGTGGAAGCGTGGTTGTCCTTGGTCGCACAGGTCGTAATTTTGCAGCTGGTATGTCAGGTGGACGAGCTTTTGTTTTGGATCTAGATCCTGCAAATGTAAATGCAGAGATGGTTGATATTTTGGCAGTACCTGGCGATCAAAAAGAGATTCTTCGCGCACTTGTCTCTGACTTTGCCCAAGAGACAGGCTCTATTGTTGCAAGTGAATTAATCAAAGATTGGGATAGTGCAATTAAGCGAATCTCCCTTGTGATGCCACGTGATTACGCACGCGTGCTCGAAGCAATGGCCCGTGCAACACGTGAAGGTTTACCTGTAGATGCTTTGGTGATGGAGGTTGCTGCAAATGGCTGA
- a CDS encoding VIT1/CCC1 transporter family protein, with translation MALEDVYQRNLHHRTHRAGWLRAAVLGANDGLVSTASLMIGVAAAGKTDFLLTAGLAGISAGAMSMAVGEYVSVRSQNDVEESDRLLEIEHLATDPEGELVELQHIYIERGLSPQLALTVAQEMHKKDPLAAHLRDELGQHPHTKARPVQAAIASALSFTAGGFIPFLGAFAPTLGAKAWSIVAFTVMGLVITGILSARTAGSKVLVPTLRVIIGGCLGMLITAGIGKIAHISGI, from the coding sequence ATGGCACTAGAAGATGTATATCAGCGCAATCTTCACCACCGCACTCATCGTGCTGGTTGGTTGCGCGCTGCAGTTCTTGGTGCAAACGATGGATTGGTATCCACAGCATCTTTAATGATTGGTGTTGCAGCAGCAGGTAAAACTGATTTTCTACTAACAGCTGGTTTAGCCGGAATTTCAGCCGGTGCAATGTCTATGGCTGTTGGTGAATATGTTTCAGTGCGTTCTCAAAACGATGTTGAAGAATCAGATCGCCTGTTAGAAATCGAACACCTTGCTACAGATCCAGAAGGTGAACTTGTTGAACTACAACACATTTATATTGAGCGTGGTCTTTCACCGCAACTTGCTTTAACTGTTGCACAAGAGATGCATAAGAAAGATCCACTTGCTGCGCACTTGCGTGATGAGTTGGGTCAACATCCTCACACCAAGGCCCGACCTGTTCAGGCAGCAATAGCTTCGGCCTTAAGTTTTACAGCAGGAGGATTCATTCCCTTCCTCGGTGCTTTTGCACCGACCCTTGGCGCTAAGGCCTGGAGCATTGTTGCCTTCACGGTGATGGGCTTAGTTATCACGGGCATTCTTAGTGCAAGGACAGCAGGCTCAAAGGTGTTGGTACCAACCCTTCGAGTAATTATTGGAGGATGCCTGGGCATGCTCATCACCGCAGGTATTGGAAAGATTGCCCATATCTCTGGGATTTAA
- the lgt gene encoding prolipoprotein diacylglyceryl transferase, with product MIRSIPSPTVSSLELGPLTFHLYALCIIAGIAIAIWLGDKRFRAQAPEAKSVVSEVAITAVPAGIIGGRIYHVITSPNAYFGSGGNPVDALKIWEGGLGIWGAISLGAVGAWLRYRQLAKGMDLPNFAHFLDALAPGILFAQAIGRFGNWFNVELFGKPLNAPWALEVPVQYRPSGYAAFETFHPTFLYEALWCSALAFALIKFGKHLAPGQVFSIYVMVYSIGRLAIESIRIDSANTIAGFRVNIWVSVLVALAGALTLRAQSRKGQ from the coding sequence TTGATTCGCTCAATTCCATCACCAACAGTTTCATCGTTGGAGTTGGGCCCACTTACTTTTCATCTCTACGCCTTATGCATAATTGCTGGAATCGCAATAGCTATTTGGTTAGGAGATAAGCGCTTTCGTGCGCAAGCACCAGAAGCTAAATCTGTAGTTTCAGAAGTTGCAATCACGGCGGTTCCTGCAGGAATTATTGGTGGGCGTATTTATCACGTGATCACTTCTCCTAATGCTTACTTTGGTTCTGGAGGAAACCCAGTTGATGCTCTCAAAATCTGGGAGGGTGGCTTGGGTATTTGGGGCGCAATCTCTCTTGGCGCTGTGGGTGCTTGGCTTCGATATCGCCAATTAGCTAAGGGCATGGATTTGCCAAATTTTGCACATTTTTTGGATGCGCTGGCACCAGGGATTTTGTTTGCACAAGCTATAGGAAGATTTGGAAATTGGTTTAACGTCGAATTATTTGGCAAACCATTAAATGCACCTTGGGCCCTAGAAGTCCCCGTGCAATATCGACCTTCAGGCTATGCAGCATTTGAAACATTTCACCCGACTTTTCTCTATGAAGCATTGTGGTGTTCTGCTTTAGCGTTTGCTTTGATTAAATTTGGTAAGCACCTTGCACCCGGTCAGGTCTTCTCCATATATGTAATGGTGTATTCAATAGGACGCTTGGCAATTGAATCGATCCGAATTGATTCTGCTAACACAATTGCTGGATTTCGCGTCAATATTTGGGTGAGCGTGCTGGTTGCACTAGCTGGGGCATTGACACTTCGCGCACAATCACGCAAAGGGCAATAG
- a CDS encoding DsbA family protein, producing the protein MAKQSKATKSSGGDKFTRWLVIGMVTLVVASGAIFSVVGEKSKANESFAILSDFKPGPTVVSTVDEANGAGITFNNGAAKTIDIWEDPQCPVCNTFEQANGEFIDELVRTKKANVVYHVVSFLGNESVAAANAAYCAADEGRYLDFHKAMYLVQPVLENSGFYSTENLIKIGSYAGLTTQSFSDCVTKGSKLDKVKAAYESMTKYNVQGTPTVFFNGKKWERQNNAFLPSEFAAAFEAS; encoded by the coding sequence ATGGCAAAGCAGTCGAAGGCAACTAAATCATCTGGCGGAGATAAATTCACACGATGGTTAGTTATCGGAATGGTCACCCTCGTTGTTGCATCAGGGGCTATCTTCAGCGTTGTTGGTGAGAAGTCTAAAGCCAATGAGTCATTTGCAATCTTGAGCGATTTTAAACCTGGCCCAACAGTTGTTTCAACTGTTGATGAAGCAAACGGTGCGGGAATTACATTTAACAACGGTGCAGCAAAGACTATTGATATTTGGGAAGATCCACAGTGCCCAGTCTGTAATACTTTTGAACAGGCCAACGGTGAGTTCATCGATGAATTAGTGCGCACCAAGAAAGCTAACGTTGTTTACCACGTTGTCTCTTTCCTTGGAAATGAATCTGTTGCCGCTGCTAATGCTGCTTATTGCGCAGCTGATGAAGGTCGTTATCTAGATTTCCATAAGGCTATGTATTTGGTGCAGCCAGTACTTGAAAACTCAGGCTTTTATTCAACAGAAAACTTAATCAAGATTGGTAGTTACGCGGGTCTTACAACGCAGAGCTTCAGTGATTGCGTGACCAAGGGTTCAAAGCTAGATAAGGTAAAAGCTGCCTATGAATCTATGACCAAATACAACGTTCAAGGAACTCCAACCGTGTTCTTTAACGGCAAAAAGTGGGAGCGCCAGAACAATGCATTCCTTCCAAGTGAGTTCGCAGCTGCGTTCGAAGCAAGCTAA
- a CDS encoding MauE/DoxX family redox-associated membrane protein, whose product MSNLHKKYQPFITLICRLLLGGVLLVAGGLKAFKPSESAGAVAAYKILPTNLAHLIGYALPWLEIAIGILLIIGLSTRFAAVIGTGVMIIFIAAIISVWARGILIDCGCFGGGGEVDPSKAAEAHSAYLKEILRDLGLALCGTYLYFFPYGRLSIEKPLHNNEEQ is encoded by the coding sequence ATGAGTAATTTGCATAAGAAGTATCAACCTTTTATTACTTTGATTTGTCGCCTTCTTCTAGGTGGAGTGCTGTTAGTAGCAGGAGGACTAAAAGCCTTCAAACCTTCTGAGTCAGCAGGTGCAGTTGCGGCTTATAAAATCTTGCCTACAAATCTTGCTCATCTGATTGGCTATGCATTGCCATGGTTAGAGATCGCAATCGGAATCCTGTTAATTATTGGCCTGTCCACTCGATTTGCTGCAGTTATCGGAACAGGCGTCATGATTATCTTTATCGCCGCAATTATCTCGGTGTGGGCCCGCGGCATCCTCATTGACTGTGGATGTTTTGGTGGGGGAGGCGAAGTTGACCCAAGTAAAGCTGCCGAGGCACATAGCGCCTATCTCAAGGAGATTCTGCGCGATTTAGGTTTGGCTTTGTGCGGTACCTATCTATACTTTTTCCCATACGGACGTTTGAGCATTGAAAAACCACTTCACAATAACGAGGAGCAGTAA